A genomic region of Procambarus clarkii isolate CNS0578487 chromosome 88, FALCON_Pclarkii_2.0, whole genome shotgun sequence contains the following coding sequences:
- the Pmm2 gene encoding uncharacterized protein Pmm2 — MARNPGMILLFDVDGTLTAPRKIISDDMYEFMTQVKDKAVCGLVGGSDLKKIAEQIGGMDALMKFEYVFAENGLVAYQNGKLISKESIQNHMGEEKLQKFINFSLRYMSDITLPVKRGTFIEFRNGLINVCPVGRSCSQEERDQFGEYDKEHHVREKFVKALEAEFPDSGLVFSIGGQISFDVFPKGWDKTYCLRFVEKDFNTIHFFGDKTDKGGNDHEIYSDPRTISHKVTSPDDTKTQLRELLGL; from the exons ATGGCCAGAAATCCTGGGATGATACTCTTATTTGACGTTGACGGCACGCTCACCGCCCCCAGGAAG ATAATCAGCGATGATATGTATGAGTTTATGACACAAGTAAAGGATAAAGCAGTATGTGGTCTTGTGGGAGGCTCAGATTTGAAGAAAATTGCAGAGCAAATTGGTGGTATGGATG CACTAATGAAATTTGAATATGTTTTTGCTGAGAATGGTCTAGTGGCTTATCAGAATGGTAAACTTATCAGTAAAGAG AGTATTCAAAACCACATGGGAGAAGAGAAGCTCCAAAAGTTCATTAACTTTTCGCTGCGATACATGTCTGatattaccctgcctgtgaagcgtggAACATTCATTGAATTCCGCAATGGTCTCATCAACGTTTGTCCAGTTGGACGAAGTTGTTCACAGGAAGAACGCGACCAGTTTGGTGAATATGATAAA gagCACCATGTCCGAGAAAAGTTTGTGAAAGCTTTAGAGGCAGAGTTTCCTGATTCTGGTTTAGTTTTCTCTATAG GTGGTCAGATTAGCTTTGACGTGTTTCCAAAAGGTTGGGACAAGACTTACTGTTTACGCTTTGTGGAAAAGGATTTCAAT ACCATTCACTTCTTTGGGGACAAGACCGATAAAGGTGGTAATGACCACGAGATTTATAGCGATCCTCGTACTATCAGCCACAAAGTTACTTCTCCTGACGACACCAAAACCCAGCTTAGGGAACTTTTGGGCCTTTAG